The Halichoerus grypus chromosome 14, mHalGry1.hap1.1, whole genome shotgun sequence genome contains a region encoding:
- the LOC118544540 gene encoding uncharacterized protein LOC118544540: MADIKSGQAFLAAPSEQKKIFACPISQIHRKASEENSSNSLHLDVVLSREKPTAKPSRSHIPMKSIASFPIKMPKYKVAHRKRALVMPESSSKVPEEVRQRYVNLFVEKYLRVYKTEDEALNKAKIEEKAIYERCGSRNMYVNTAINTLKKLRHQGNFFLINQVVR, encoded by the exons ATGGCTGACATAAAGAGTGGGCAGGCTTTTCTTGCTGCCCcttcagaacaaaagaaaatatttgcgtGTCCGATCTCTCAGATCCATAGGAAAGCCTCAGAAG AAAATTCATCAAACAGCCTTCATCTGGATGTGGTTCTATCAAGGGAAAAGCCAACTGCAAAGCCAAGCAGATCACACATTCCTATGAAAAGTATTGCTTCTTTTCCTATAAAG ATGCCGAAATACAAGGTGGCTCATCGGAAGCGGGCTTTGGTCATGCCAGAATCCTCTTCCAAAGTCCCTGAGGAAGTAAGACAACGCTATGTCAACCTCTTTGTTGAGAAGTATTTGAGAGTTTATAAAACAGAGGATGAGGCTCTTAACAAG gctaaaatagaagaaaaggccATTTATGAACGCTGTGGCAGTAGAAATATGTATGTGAACACAGCAATAAATACTCTTAAGAAGCTGAGACATCAAGGTAATTTCTTCTTAATTAATCAAGTGGTAAGATAA
- the EQTN gene encoding equatorin → MLSIFVYSDNLLSLFADKLVNETTISHTGKSNSEENPTEPYGKKNQKPTKRPNEPAFWTMLAKALNATPTVEEIEEKDQLFRPIPNSDLNATNEDTLTKLQEIKLKLMLGISLMTLFLFVILLAVCSAMLYRVKTINYKSRHQTEYTVNPELATLSYFHPSEGVSDTSFSKSAESSTFWGTTSSEVRRTETQSKSRTTDIVSTASDDTGGNEESDLIQSEEPSEETPTDE, encoded by the exons ATGCTGtcaatatttgtatattctgATAATCTGTTATCCCTTTTTGCAGATAAACTCGTCAATGAAACAACTATATCACATACTGGAAAAAGCAATAGTGAAGAAAATCCTACAGAAccctatgggaaaaaaaatcaaa aacCAACCAAGCGTCCAAATGAGCCTGCATTTTGGACAATGTTAGCTAAAG CCTTAAATGCAACACCAACAGTTgaggagattgaagaaaaagaTCAATTATTTCGCCCAATTCCAA aCTCTGATTTGAATGCTACAAATGAAGACACCCTGACCAAGCTACAGGAAATCAAGTTAAAATTAATGCTGGGCATCTCGTTGATGACCCTCTTCCTTTTTGTTATCCTCTTGGCAGTCTGCAGTGCCATGCTGTACAGAGTGAAGACAATTAA ttataAAAGTAGACATCAGACTGAATACACCGTTAACCCAGAGCTGGCAACTTTGTCTTATTTTCATCCATCAGAAGGTGTATCAGACACATCATTTTCTAAGAGTGCTGAGAGCAGCACGTTTTGGGGCACCACTTCTTCAGAAGTGAGAAGAACAGAGACACAGTCAAAATCTAGAACGACGGACATTGTTTCCACAGCCTCAGATGATACAGGCGGGAATGAGGAGTCAGATTTAATTCAGAGTGAGGAACCAAGCGAAGAAACACCCACTGATGAATAG